One Actinomycetota bacterium DNA segment encodes these proteins:
- the argS gene encoding arginine--tRNA ligase: MITDHLAGLLEAGLDKMRADGTLDAVSPAVELTRPARPEHGEFATNLPLTLAKSARMAPRSLAEQLVEALPRSDLVERAEVAGPGFINFHLAKGWLGSTVRDIAERAEDFGRGAAKPERILIEFVSANPTGPLHVGSGRNAAYGDALARLLDAAGYPVGTEYYINDAGKQMERFSLSLHARYLQALGREAEVPKDGYQGEYLAELGRELAAEFGDSLAEDPGRLGRIGTERMVDSHRRTLEKFRVKFDNWVYESSLHEAGKVKAGIAKLTERGHTFEQDGAVWFRSSELGASRDQVLIRSEGDATTYLAADVAYLIDKIERGFDRVMYVWGADHHGQVAGLQAVGKALGLTQPVEIMLQQLVNFISGGEAVKMAKRTGNIVTIDELITEVGVDAARFTLVSRSIDATIDFDLDLVKSESQENPVYYVQYQHARTCSILRNAAAKGTDKGPIEEADFSLLTHEGEALLIRKLSEFPDLIEESARLRAPHRLTHYAQALASQFSAFYRDCRVISEDVELSKARLWLVDATRQVLANTVQLLGVDAPESM; this comes from the coding sequence GTGATTACCGATCACCTCGCCGGCCTGCTGGAGGCCGGTCTCGACAAGATGCGTGCCGACGGGACGCTGGATGCCGTCTCGCCGGCGGTCGAGCTGACGCGTCCGGCCCGTCCCGAGCACGGCGAGTTCGCCACCAACCTTCCCCTCACCCTGGCCAAGAGCGCCCGCATGGCGCCCCGGAGCCTGGCCGAGCAGTTGGTCGAGGCGCTCCCCCGGTCCGACCTGGTCGAGCGCGCCGAGGTCGCCGGCCCCGGCTTCATCAACTTCCACCTGGCAAAGGGGTGGCTCGGGTCGACCGTTCGGGACATCGCCGAACGCGCCGAGGACTTCGGCCGGGGCGCCGCTAAACCGGAGCGCATTCTCATCGAGTTCGTGTCGGCAAACCCGACCGGCCCCCTTCACGTCGGTTCCGGGCGGAACGCCGCCTACGGCGATGCGCTCGCCCGACTGCTGGATGCGGCCGGCTACCCGGTGGGAACCGAGTACTACATCAACGACGCAGGCAAGCAGATGGAGCGGTTCTCCCTATCGCTGCACGCCCGTTACCTGCAAGCTCTGGGCCGGGAGGCTGAGGTCCCGAAAGACGGTTACCAGGGCGAGTACCTGGCGGAGCTGGGGCGCGAGCTGGCCGCCGAGTTCGGCGACTCTCTGGCCGAGGACCCGGGCCGGCTCGGCCGGATCGGGACCGAAAGAATGGTCGACAGCCACCGCCGGACCCTGGAGAAGTTCCGGGTCAAATTCGACAACTGGGTGTACGAGTCGTCGCTGCACGAGGCCGGCAAGGTCAAGGCCGGGATCGCCAAGCTCACCGAACGGGGGCACACCTTCGAGCAGGACGGGGCGGTCTGGTTCCGCTCCAGCGAGCTGGGCGCGTCCCGGGACCAGGTCCTGATCCGTTCCGAGGGCGATGCCACCACCTACCTGGCGGCCGATGTCGCCTACCTGATCGACAAGATCGAGCGGGGCTTCGACCGGGTCATGTACGTCTGGGGGGCCGACCATCACGGCCAGGTCGCCGGGCTCCAAGCCGTCGGCAAGGCGCTCGGGCTCACCCAGCCGGTGGAGATCATGCTCCAGCAGCTGGTCAACTTCATCTCCGGTGGCGAGGCGGTCAAGATGGCAAAGCGCACCGGCAACATCGTCACCATCGACGAGCTGATCACCGAGGTCGGCGTGGATGCCGCCCGGTTCACCCTGGTCAGCCGGAGCATCGACGCCACCATCGACTTCGACCTGGACCTGGTGAAGTCGGAGTCGCAGGAGAACCCGGTCTACTACGTGCAGTACCAGCACGCCCGTACCTGCTCGATCCTGCGCAACGCAGCGGCGAAAGGAACCGACAAAGGGCCAATCGAGGAAGCGGACTTCAGCCTGCTCACCCACGAGGGCGAGGCGCTGCTGATCCGCAAGCTTTCGGAGTTTCCGGATCTGATTGAGGAGTCGGCCCGGCTTCGGGCGCCGCACCGGCTGACCCACTACGCCCAGGCGCTCGCTTCGCAGTTCAGCGCCTTCTACCGGGATTGCCGGGTGATCAGCGAGGACGTCGAGCTGAGCAAGGCCCGCCTCTGGCTGGTCGACGCCACCCGGCAGGTGCT
- a CDS encoding response regulator, whose protein sequence is MNSGTRHKILITDDDPVIIELLQVNLEFEGYDVITAADGLEAVERAARDTPDLVILDIMMPRMDGWTARAEMLKDPRTAEIPVIFLSARAQQADLRKGYESGVAAYVTKPFEPVELLDLIEQILAGSYSRPESPPGF, encoded by the coding sequence TTGAATTCCGGCACTCGCCACAAAATCCTCATTACCGATGACGACCCCGTCATCATCGAGCTTCTTCAGGTGAATCTGGAGTTCGAGGGATACGATGTGATCACCGCCGCCGACGGCCTGGAGGCGGTGGAGCGAGCCGCCCGGGACACCCCGGATCTGGTCATCCTGGACATCATGATGCCCCGGATGGACGGCTGGACCGCCCGGGCCGAGATGTTGAAGGACCCCCGGACGGCCGAGATCCCCGTGATCTTCCTCTCGGCACGTGCACAGCAGGCCGACTTGAGAAAAGGATACGAATCCGGAGTGGCTGCCTACGTCACGAAACCGTTTGAACCGGTCGAGTTGCTGGACCTGATCGAGCAGATCCTCGCGGGGAGCTACTCGCGTCCGGAATCCCCGCCCGGCTTTTAG
- a CDS encoding phage holin family protein, with the protein MAAENGARSLVDPDLIDKLKEISDDTKQLLTQEVELAKAEILQKVEIVKEDFQQATSQVSSEIQATKGELVEVGKKAGIGAGLFSGAGLFGLAAFGTLTVALVAGVAEFLPVWAAALIVTALYGIVAGVLGMAGKSKVQEASDQMPAATRHIDNIKNVAASTKDRIQSDVPSFAPEMTIDSLKESKDKLADAWKKGSTESRPSWQQPPHKR; encoded by the coding sequence ATGGCCGCCGAGAATGGAGCGCGGAGCCTGGTCGATCCGGATCTGATCGACAAGCTGAAGGAGATATCGGACGACACTAAACAACTGCTGACCCAGGAGGTGGAGCTGGCCAAGGCCGAGATCCTCCAGAAGGTCGAGATAGTCAAGGAGGACTTCCAGCAGGCGACCTCCCAGGTCTCCTCGGAGATCCAGGCCACCAAAGGGGAGCTGGTCGAGGTCGGCAAGAAGGCCGGGATCGGCGCGGGGCTGTTCAGCGGCGCCGGCCTGTTCGGCCTCGCTGCGTTCGGAACTCTGACCGTTGCCCTGGTCGCGGGCGTTGCCGAGTTCCTGCCGGTTTGGGCCGCAGCCCTGATTGTGACCGCCCTCTACGGGATCGTCGCGGGGGTCTTGGGGATGGCCGGCAAGTCCAAGGTTCAGGAGGCTTCCGACCAGATGCCTGCCGCCACCCGGCACATCGACAACATCAAGAACGTCGCTGCGTCCACCAAGGACCGGATCCAGTCCGACGTCCCGTCGTTCGCCCCGGAGATGACCATCGACTCCCTGAAGGAGTCCAAGGACAAGCTTGCGGACGCCTGGAAGAAGGGCAGCACCGAGAGCCGTCCGTCGTGGCAGCAGCCGCCCCACAAGCGGTAG